The following are encoded in a window of Candidatus Aegiribacteria sp. genomic DNA:
- a CDS encoding sulfatase-like hydrolase/transferase yields the protein MGLFGRKKKNRGLDCKAVSTPQPATDDLLNYIIVILDSCRYDTFMEAQPKVIMKLGETEQRYSYASWTAPSHYNLLMGLMPHTSPKNVFASEYYKKDFVKFNDRLGAKGIGFKSLVPRLYLPDYLRSSLGYITKAMVSLPVLNSHTPINNGFDSWKLMPEHNDMSAMLDEMTFSPNRPSFYLLNVGETHYPYALPSEPKNKWPKISGVHGVFKHLDDHLVGGKLVTDDESPKFFDQEQLDRLRARQVETVRYLDTVFEKLFDIVPMNTYITVTSDHGELFGENGYFGHGPVFHEKVFQVPFLEGKIR from the coding sequence ATGGGACTCTTCGGCAGGAAGAAGAAGAACAGAGGCCTGGATTGTAAAGCCGTTTCGACTCCTCAACCCGCAACGGATGATCTACTGAATTACATAATTGTAATTCTCGACAGCTGCAGATACGATACTTTTATGGAAGCGCAACCAAAGGTTATTATGAAACTGGGTGAAACGGAGCAGCGCTATTCATACGCTTCATGGACAGCTCCGTCCCATTACAACCTGCTTATGGGACTCATGCCGCATACAAGTCCAAAGAATGTCTTCGCGTCGGAATACTACAAGAAGGATTTTGTAAAATTCAACGACAGGCTTGGCGCGAAAGGGATTGGGTTTAAAAGCCTCGTTCCGCGGCTTTATCTTCCGGACTATTTGCGCAGCTCCCTTGGATACATAACGAAGGCTATGGTATCTCTGCCTGTGCTTAACAGCCATACCCCGATCAACAATGGATTTGATTCATGGAAGCTCATGCCAGAACATAATGATATGTCGGCGATGCTCGATGAAATGACCTTCAGTCCGAATAGACCTTCATTCTATTTACTGAATGTGGGAGAGACACATTACCCTTACGCGCTTCCCTCCGAGCCAAAGAACAAGTGGCCAAAAATAAGCGGAGTGCACGGTGTTTTCAAGCATCTGGACGATCATCTGGTTGGTGGCAAACTTGTGACTGACGATGAATCACCGAAATTCTTCGACCAGGAACAGCTTGACCGCCTCCGCGCGCGGCAGGTTGAAACGGTACGATACCTTGACACCGTCTTTGAAAAACTTTTCGATATTGTACCGATGAATACATACATCACAGTGACATCCGACCACGGGGAACTTTTTGGTGAGAATGGTTATTTTGGACACGGGCCTGTCTTTCACGAGAAAGTATTTCAGGTTCCGTTTTTGGAAGGCAAAATCCGCTAA